CAGATTATGGGGCTGCAGCTTTTCTCCCCATAAATAGTAACATGTTTTCCGCTTGGAGACATTAGTTGTATCTCTTTACGGTTGTATATTACTTTCGCGTGATATCGAgctagccaatccatcccgattaccacttgaaattctcccattgaCATGGGAATTAAGTCAACGAAATACTCTTTGTCGTCAATGCTCAGTTTGCAATTCCAACACATATcacaaacaataaaacttttattatcACCTATTTCTACTTCTAGTGGTATAGGCAATTTTGTTAACGTGAATTTAGGGTGTTGAATAAATCGATGTGATATAAAAGATCTATttgcacccgtatcaaataaaatTCGTGCTGGAATTGAATTTACAAGAAATATACCTGAAACGACATCAGGTTCGGTTTTAGCCTCAACAGCTATCATGTGGAAAGATCTAGCCTTTGCTTTCTGGGCATCAGGCTTTGAATCAGTGGTGTCTTTAGTTCCAACTGACTCCAGGCACTCAGACTTTTTGTGTCCCGGTTTATAACATTTATAACATACCGACACCTTCCCTGGGCAATTTGCAACTACATGTCCCACTTTGCCGCACGTAGGACATGGTTTGTTTTTAAAATAGCATTCGCCCTTGTGATTCTTTCCACAAATTTTGCATTGAGGCGCTCCTCCTTTTTCAGCGCCTTTCTTCGGAGCTTCATTCAGCTTTTGTTTCTTTGCGGGGAGTGGATTTTTCTCAAATGCTCTCCTCTCACCCCTATCAATCTGCTTTTTCAACTCAATCTCTCTTTCACGTGTGACATTCACTATTTCAGTAAGATGCACATATTTTGAAGGAGTCATGAACTCCCTATACTCCGCACTCagcatattataataatagtagATTTTTCTGTTCTTCATTCTGAACCAGCTCATCACAAGACCTGAGCTTATCTAGAAAGATTCCCGTAATCTTCTCTATCGACTCACCACTATGCCTTAGCTGAATAAACTCTTCTTTAATCCTATTGATCACAGCTTTCGAACTATGGTGTCTAAGGAACGGAGTTTTGAATTCTTCCCACGTCATAGTTCTTGTGGCCTCAATTCCCTATTCCTTCTTCAgattatcccaccaatccttagCTTGGCCTCTCAACTGACCGGTTCCGTATGCCATGAAATGAGTCTCATCACAATGGGTCCTTTCGAATATCCCTTCGATGTCGCTAATCCATCGTTGACAAACGATCGGATCAACTTCACCATGATAGAACGGGGGTTTGCATGCCATAAATTTATTATATGGGCACGCTTTCGATTTACCCGCATCTTTCTTCTCATTCATCTTATCATCCATTACCGCTAAAAGCGTAGTTTGTAGTCTATCGTTGAATTGCGGTAGACTAGCTTCTAAAGCTTTTCCGACTTCCTCGGAAATAGTAGCTTTCATTTCTTCTGTTAAACGAGATGTTGATTCCTTTCCGGTTTCACCGGCCATTTCTTTGACTGAAATATTCACAATAGTTAATCAATaactatttattttatttccaCCTTGTTACATGGAAATTTATATTACACATACTTAATCACAAGTAATATGTATTTCTTTTTAGGTTCGGTAAAGTACATATCTTGCCTTACCTTTCTAACATAGTGTATTTCCCGGGTTCGAGTATAATAGTACACTCCTCCCATACACTTTTGTATACCTTACATCATCTAAATCTATACATTTGAACTCATTTATAagtaactcttaccggatgtctTGATCAAGCTTTGAACCGAACACACCTTGTCTTAACcaggctctgattaccaacttgtaagacccttgaGATTATTTGATATTTTATATGATATATATTGCTGTCAAAGTGCCGTTTTTACTAAACATTAACAAAACGACATTTACATAAACTTTAAAACATTCAAACATCACTATTACCATTATTATACATAAGTTTGGTAGCAAAAGAAACTAGTTTATTAGCGGAAACTTT
The Helianthus annuus cultivar XRQ/B chromosome 6, HanXRQr2.0-SUNRISE, whole genome shotgun sequence genome window above contains:
- the LOC110944648 gene encoding uncharacterized protein LOC110944648, which translates into the protein MKNRKIYYYYNMLSAEYREFMTPSKYVHLTEIVNVTREREIELKKQIDRGERRAFEKNPLPAKKQKLNEAPKKGAEKGGAPQCKICGKNHKGECYFKNKPCPTCGKVGHVVANCPGKVSVCYKCYKPGHKKSECLESVGTKDTTDSKPDAQKAKARSFHMIAVEAKTEPDVVSGIFLVNSIPARILFDTGANRSFISHRFIQHPKFTLTKLPIPLEVEIGDNKSFIVCDMCWNCKLSIDDKEYFVDLIPMSMGEFQVVIGMDWLARYHAKVIYNRKEIQLMSPSGKHVTIYGEKSCSPIICSFIKACKLVRHGCKAYMAYIHDSVECQM